Below is a genomic region from Anabas testudineus chromosome 13, fAnaTes1.2, whole genome shotgun sequence.
ctaacacTAAACTGCGACACGGACTGTTCACATTTACTGACgtgttttgtcttttggagGACACCTAGCTAGCTCAGGTGAAACCGTTTCACTTTAGCGTGGTATTGTGATGCTTATttagctgtgtgtgttcctcagAAATGGCAGACGAGACCCTGTTCGAATTTCTTCATATGGAGATTGTGTCACATGTTTACAAGGAGCAGCAATCCGGCAAAGGAGAAATGGACAACAAGGTGTGCTTAATAAAGGCGTGAATCAATCAGTTCACACATTGTCTAGTTACAGATAAAACACAGCCTTGAGTTTGATGGATTCATCTCGTAAAATACcattacatacacacatcatCTATAACTAGTCATAGTAATCAATCATGATAGCTCAACAGTTACAAGTAAACTAAGTGGTAATCACTGACCATGTGTCTTAGTCTCAGGCTTCAGTAAGAAACTTTATTGTAGAGTCCACACAAACATCGTACAGTACACATACTAACACACATGAAGTTTGTTCTTGCCCAGTAAGAAAATAAACCACTTGAGTATCCTCTTTTCAGGACAGAGCTGCTAGTGTTTCTGTTCTCGAAGGCATGGGATTCAGGGTGGGACAAGGACTCATTGAGAGGTACGTAAGCAGAAACATACTGTCTCTGTATCACTATACAGCATGTGCAGTGTGACATGTACCCTCACAAGTGATACATTATGCTAAGGTGACATTTGCTCTGTCTAGGCTGACCAGAGACTCACCCAGCTTTAAGGATGAGCTGGATATAATGAAGTTCATCTGTAAAGACTTCTGGACAAAGGTGTTCAGGAGGCAGGTTGACAACCTCAGAACAAATCATcaggtaaaataaaagtgtagaGTAACAAGTTATCTGTGGCCAGGAATACAGTGACTACTGTGTGTGACTACTGAGGCtatgtttgttttccaccaCAGGGTACCTATGTTCTGCAGGATAATAAGTTTGCTCTACTGACTCAGCTTTCCAGTGGAAAACAATACCTGAGTCAGGCTCCCAAGGTCAgtgtctttctcacacacatacacataagcAACAGAATAAGAAGATGTAGGCAATTGAAGTATTGTATTTTGATACGTATATAGCCAAATACATGTGGCGTGATTTTattgacatttgtatttatgtgtgtgtgtgtgtgcatttttccCCCAGTATCTTGCTTTTTCATGTGGCATAGTGAGAGGAGCTCTCTCTAATTTAGGCCTGGACAGTGTGGTAACAGCTGAGGTCTCCGTCATGCCATCATGTAAGTGCCACCAGAAACCACATCATGAATGTCTTTATTGGGGGAAAGTGTGAGGTGGTGTAACATGCTGACTAGTTACTATTAGTAGCCACGCTGATGTTACCCATGTCTTGTGTGGTCAGGATATGTTCGATAAGATTCACTGGACTGATGAGTTAACCTTGAGTAACATACTTAATACCTGCCAAGCTGGATAGTTTACCTCTCTGTCATTGTGTCTTCCAGGTAAGTTCCAGGTTGTGATCCAGAAGTTGTGACCTGGTCATCTCTGCTGCTTTAGTGCTGATGAACAGGACACTATGGGGTTTGGTTAATCTTAAAGACATGACAGCAATTCATGGCCTCCTACTGAGCAGTTTAACAACAGAGGGAATCAAACTCTACTCTGATTTCCACAGTTGGGTCCAACAGGACTAGCCAAGTTCTGCTGACAACAGGGACCCTTGACAGGACAAACAGCCCTTAAGGCTTTCATTTTACTGGTGTTACTGTGATACAGAACAagattaattttatttcttaagCATCTTCATGTTTCCTCATTTGAACTTGATCATGTCTGATGTTCTCAATTCTAGTTTTAACTAAATAAGTGGTGCCTGGTCCTGACTGTCCCCACTTGACTGTGCtttgaaaagaaatgttcacTGTCGGTGGCTGTGAATAAGAGAATGTGAATGCTAAGTAAATTTTATTTAGAATTGTTTGTAACGTTTTGCAATGTTGagtgcaaaaaaagaaataaccgaaaaagaaaaaaaatattaaagatagaataaacagcagaatctggTGTAAGACATTGCTTCAGATGATATTTGAGGGCTGTCAGTTGCCATACTGTCTCTTTTGAAATCTATCCCAAAGGTAGCTAGTGGGGCTTTGAAACTCATTTCACCTGGCAGACCAAATTCATTATTCATCACTTGTTTCTCTGCAGACGCACATAGAAGCTGTAACCAGCTCCTGGTGCTTTGCTCTGCCTTTTAGCAGATTGCCTCTAGAAGGTGGGTGTTTCATGTgttattatacatattattattttcgtacaaaaatgtacatttacttcCATTTGTACAGCATagatatgtaaatgtataatcaTGAGGTTTCCTAGCATACAGTGAGCTGCAGATATGACTCAATCATATTTTAAGGCATTCCACATAGATTTTTGGCCCACCTCAGAAAAAGactacaattaaaaaaaaaagacaacaataaaaaaaaaaaaaaaaagggatgcAGAAATCCACCTTTCGGTAGATGCTGTTGCCGCTACCTTCCACTAGAGGGACACATAAagctgtctttatttttctgacagCTCATTCAACTACCAGCCAATGTGCTATTTTGAAAAGCCATGCTAACACCccttgtgtgttgtgtgttgtgaaaacaaaagaaggTTAATGTGTAATGAACgtgttttttttagtctgtATAACATTTACAACACATTTCACAGTGAGCATTAGCAACAGTAGTTCCATCTCCCATCATCCCTGCTTAAGTTCTTAAcgtttctttcatgtttttgatCCATATCATGAGCTTTGTATTAAGAGGTCCGACTGTACGTGAGTGTACAGTTTTGTACCACCAGGCTATACTCCAACTGTAACTTCAATAAAACCACGTGGTCAACCTGAGGTCTAAATGAGTGTTTACAATATGCTCACCTCGGTTCGGTTCAGTCCAATCCGCAATCAAATTTGGTACAGTAGTTTACCTTTTAGACCCTCTGGATTTTTGTATACCACTACACTGACATTATTGCACTCGTTTGTGGATTGTGGTGCTCATTCTGatgtttctttcctgtctttgcTCTAATAAAATGCCCTGACTGTGTCCTGGTATTCCACTGCCAGCGGTTTAACAGTTTTCCACAATAAACACATGCCACTTCTATCTATTTAATGTGCTCCTAGAATCTGTCTCTCCCAGGCTTGGTCCTGAAAGACTGCTGTGTGGATACTACTTTCTATCATAACAACTTCAGTGGATAAAGGTCAGTCACTACTGTAAGGCAAGAACAAGCTTAGTAGCCAGCTGATACACACCACTCATGCACGTATCCTATACAGACAATGAATCTAGACAACCCTTTAAAACACAGTACATGATGCACAGGCATGAAAACaccagcaaaaataaaaatgtaaaaatggttTCTGGGCACTCAAAGAAGCCTTTGCAATTTACATACTGGATGCATGGACTTTGAGAGGCTCTAACAAAAGACCTTCCATTGGTTATACAAGAGGAAGTGTAGGATCCAGTGATTTTGGAGCTTGACTGATTCTAGGGATTAAAAATCAGGATATATAAGCTTCAGCTCAATCAGTTTTGAGccttctttttaaaactttctcATGAAAGTCCCCCAACGTAATGGAAGAACAATCCTGCACTGGAGCACTCCTTTAATATAGTCTTCAATTTTGAGTTGGCACTCGAACTGTACTTCATTCAGCATCGAGGCCCTCAAGACAAGAGTACTTGAATGAGCTTCAAGAAGATTGGTTCAAGTAAAGTTAAATATGGTGTCTAGCTATAAGTAGCCAACTATCAGCCAACCCCTGCTGATCGGCATAGTGTTAGTTAGTGTAAGATATGTGGTTTTGGGAATTTCTATACAACTGTAGAAATTcagagaaaggagaaaacagtCAGGAAAATTGAGTTGGGCGTCTGCATAAATGTGCAGCACCTGACTAAAGCCCACTCTTTTACCCATTTGTTGCAACCCATTAAACACTTAGCCCAAATCCTctctgcaaagaagaaaaaaaaattcagaagTAGGGATTAGAGAGAAAGCCTGGGAGGGGGTAGACTTGTAGAAAGTTGGcggaggaggagacagagtggGCAGGAGGAAAATGAGCTGGAGAGAATGAAGAGCCTCTACAGGAGGCTGGGGGGAAATGAAAGGCAGAAAATAGAAGTTTATTACAGGTGGGGGCGGAGAGGAAGCAGTGCAGCGAGAGAGAAATATGACGAGGGGGTCGGGATGACGAGAGGAAACGGAGAGGGTGTGAGAAGTTTCTTATATTTAAATGACTCACTGACGGTATGAAGCGGGGGACTGGCTCCTGGAAGAGCAAAATCAAGGGGACAACAGTGAGGGGTTCAGCGGCAGCTGTTTGGTGCTGCTCTGCACGGCTCCGCTCCCCTTCCTCCTGCTGTACCCTGCATCACAATGTCACCACGACGCTCACAAAGAGGAGCGGTgaatggagggagggaggagaatgGAGGAGGGGGATGTTCAGGGGttagaagaaagagaggaggtgtgtgtgtgtgtgtgtgtgtgtgtgtgtgtgtttgggggggggggggggggtgcaagTAAAACCAGCATTCACTCTCTCAAATTGATGACTTGCTACAATTCAGAGACATTGTCCACATAGACTGGCTAAAGTCTCTAGTGTGACAAAGTGACAGATTATTGATCTGAGTAAGATTTCCCACAAGCAGCTTTGTAGCCTGTTTGGAGAAGCAAATGACAAAATCTACACAAAAACTTAAACAAGCTCCGCACTCTGCACTGTACGATCCCAGCATATtcaaataaacaagcaaaagGTCTTCATCAAGCATCGGCACCTGTGGATACATGTAGGATGTGCATATCCTACTTTCTGTTACAAATGAATCAGCAATAGCATAGTAATCCCTAGCTTTTGCTACTTCTACCTACTTATTCTGGATGTTTTTAGTCCACCATCGTGCAGCACTTAAAGAATGTAGGCATCTGCCGCCTCAAAAGGCCTGTCTCAGTTTCCTAGGAGCATCCTAACAAACCTGCAGACAACCAAGCTGCCGTTTAACAACCTGTAAGATCTCGCAACATGCCGCCTGCTTTCATCCTCTCAAATTGCCACCATCCCTTTATCTCCCAACGTCTTTTATTCACACTATTACCACTGCCATTACCTTTTTTCCTCCTCGCCTACTCATTCAGCGTCCTCCACTCGTGTATAGTTAAGAGTGAGATTCTTTCTctcgcacacacaaacacaaactttgtCTCTCGGGACCATATGTTGACCTGCAGTGGACCTGAATACAGCCATCTGTCTGCCTTTCTTATGTCCCATGGGGCAAGAGTGTGGGAGAATGTAAGACgcaatacaacacacacatacacacacacacacacacacacccaagcaTAGAAAccatacaagcacacacacgccTTTAACCCCTTCACGGCCACTAATCACTCCCAGACAGACAGCCCATCTCATGTTAACAGTGACAAGATAATAGCTGCTGTGTGCGGTTTGCATGAAAGACAGATTCTTTGAGGGTCAACCATGAGTGTGCAGCTTTATCCCCgtcccccccttttttttcaGCAACCATGTCAATGGAAAACAGCACTTTGTGTATGTTTATCTCAAATGCATTCAGTATTTACTGATTTTTATCTTAGATCACATTTgcactaaataaatatagtttcaCTTAATAAAGGGCAAATCATACACACAGAGCTCCCCCATTGAGGAAGAGGTAAAGGGATGTATTTTAAGGAAAGGAGGGGAACAATGAGATGGAGGAAGGATGGAAGCAGCGGAGGCAGTGAGGGAGAAGGGAAATGGGTGGGATCCCAGCTTTGGTAAGATTAAACCCCAAACAAAAGGCTTCTTATCTCCACATGAAATCTTACTGGCATGACTACACACGCACGCACAAGTGTCTTCCTATCCTACAGCCCAGTGGCTGGGGCAGGCATGACTTGACAAATTTGCAATTAGAAATTTTCTAACAGCTTCTTACCATATAAAGCCCACATTGTAGCACTTCCTCACTTTAGTCAGCTGTGGGTATTTGAGAAGACATGTTTTAGATACACTCGATTATTTACGCCCTTTCCTCCTCGTGTCAGAAAACATGCAAAccttataaaatatactgtttatttGAATACCCACACTTGTCATTCTGAGGAAACTGTGCCACAATAAGAGTATTAAAAAAGTTTTGAAAGCTCTGTATGCTGCGTTTGCCACAGAGCTGTCTAAGGTTACAGTGGACATCAACCATTTATACACTAAAGCCAAGTTATCCATTGGAGAGCTTTATCTTGACATTTGACATTGCGTGCAGATCAGGGCGAAAGCGATCTACGATGAAAACCATAAATGACAGTTCActggtttcctgtttgtttccttcctGTACCCGTGCATCTAAGGCTTCACATGTGAACTCTGCAGCAAATGTTACTCTAACAGCTTATACGCAAGCAGGCAGGAAGTTAAAGTAAACATACTCGAGCCCTGTAACTTCTGCATTGCCTCAATTCAAGGTTTCGGAGCAGGTGTGTTGTCGATTTGACCTCTAGAGGATAAATGAAACCCCTACAAGGGTGAATATGTAAAGTACAAACGTGAAAacagtcaatttaaaaaaaacaaaaactttatttccagtacaaaaaaaagcaaaagaaaccCAAATATATTAAACTTGATACAAGCATTAACAACTCAAAGTCCTctataaatatgttaaaataaattaaagacatTAATTTACTAAAGATTATCACCTTTAACACTAAACATGTTCTTGAAAAGGCAAATTTAAATAGACCAGTTATAGCATGGAGTCTGTTCTTCTAACCAACtacatcaaaaaaacaaaaaaacactaaacagcCAACGTTTTTAAAACACTAATGCATACACACCCTAGCCCTACAGTATGCACCTATGTACACCTGGAACCATGCTACATACAAATGTGACCAGGTTGCTACACTTTTCCTAACAGTACAAAGCCATAACAGGAAGAGTTAACACTGGATGAGAGGAAAAGATGGAAGATGGTGGAGTGTGAGTCAAGGAAACATATCAAAAATGTAACACTAGTGCTGCCTGTGGAGGGAGAAACAAAATCCCCACTCCTGGGAATGTTTATGCTTAAGAtaaccaaaaaaagaaattaagtaTTGGTGGGGAAGTATTGAGAGGTTCATGAGATAGTTACttgatttaattaaactttactTCTGAGCCAAGTGCTGTGAAACTCAAGCTGTGCTCAAATCATGTTGTATTATGCAAAGCAAGATGCAGAATAATGTGACGGCATCTCATTAAGGTTTCGTCCATCTCCAACTCTCAGTTTACGCGGTCCTTCGTGCCACTGCAGAAAATGGCTGGTGCGCTGAATATCGACATCTATAAAATCCTGCATGTTACCTTTTTCCACTTGGCTGTTACTGGTGGCAGTCTGTCAATAATTCAACAAGAGACAGAAGAACACTGGTAGTAGTCTTAACAACAGACAGACCTGCCCTCAAACTAGCTTACTTGcctttataaaaaacaaacaaaacaaaaaaacagaaaaagactcACATCTCGCCTAACTCAGCAAATCCTGGTTCAACACCAACACGGCCTGTGAACACTTACAGGCACTTTAGCTGTTTAAAAACTTAACATTCAGGTATGAGGTCCATCATCTAAACAAGACCTCAGACTGTACAGTTATGAGGGAAAAACTATTACACCAGCTTATAAACACAATACTGTGTACAGTTAATGGGAACACAACAGCCCCAACACATCGGTCACATTGTGCAGCTATTCCACCATAATCAAAACGTCTGAGCTACAAACACGTCTTTGGCTTTATCACATTCTCTACATCTTTTGGAAGCTGCTGATTAGAGTGAATATGAATACCTCACATTGCCGATCACACTGTGATTACAATATAATTTGTTGGAATTTGCCATGTTGGAATACTACTTTGATCAAGGAGCTAATTATTCCAGCACTACCAAACCTACCCTATACCAATTTCTATTGTTTTTAAGGCAActctcatttttaattttagcatCACTACCGTTCCATATGAACACGCCACAAAAATCTAACAGGCACGTCTCTGAGTGGTCTGagtctttgtttcttctgaCACCCTGCAAGTGCAAAGAACATCTGACATGTGAGTCCAGtggctgtgtgtgagagggCAGTTTGCATTTACTTGGGGGCTAGTGTATGAGCGTGGATGTGTGTTTACTGCATATATTGTGTTACAGAATATCTAGGGTATGCATGTCTATGTCAGAGTATGTTTGTGTTCCAGTACATTACAGCCTAAAGGCAGAACCCAGTAGCGTCCTCCGGAACAGAGAGCTGACTGAACACTGCCAGACGCCTGGCGTTGCTTTCACTGGCACCGGATTCAGAGCCACTGAGTGAGCTAGCAGAGCTGCTTCcatcctggtcctggtctgACAGAGAAGTGTAAGACAAAGATCGAGCACCCAGTGGTTTTGAAAAGACACCTGTAGCACTGGGGCTCTGCCTCAGTGAAGGGGAGCTAGTTGGAGACAGTCCACATGGAGAGCAGCCGGAGTCTGGTGAAGGCAGGAATGGAGACCGGGGATCTGCTGAAGTTGCCTGCTCCACAAGCGGCTGGTACTGTTGAGCAGGGGATGCTTCAAAGGCAGAGTCCATCTCCAGGAAGGCGTGAGACAGAAGGTCGGTAATGTCACCGCAGGAAGGAGGGGATGCTGAGGGAGCACGTGAAAAAGAGGCAGAG
It encodes:
- the trappc6bl gene encoding trafficking protein particle complex 6b-like, which translates into the protein MADETLFEFLHMEIVSHVYKEQQSGKGEMDNKDRAASVSVLEGMGFRVGQGLIERLTRDSPSFKDELDIMKFICKDFWTKVFRRQVDNLRTNHQGTYVLQDNKFALLTQLSSGKQYLSQAPKYLAFSCGIVRGALSNLGLDSVVTAEVSVMPSCKFQVVIQKL